The Candidatus Desulfofervidus auxilii genome includes a window with the following:
- a CDS encoding TrbC/VirB2 family protein, translating into MTKNAVKTILQMLLLMMAIGTLASAAGGLADIETPLTTLKGDLLAIAVIVVTLAFIYVGFMMIFRGADWNDVARIFVGAMLIAGASALATLLIP; encoded by the coding sequence ATGACAAAAAATGCAGTTAAAACAATTTTACAAATGCTATTACTTATGATGGCTATCGGAACTTTAGCGTCTGCTGCTGGCGGATTGGCAGATATTGAAACACCATTGACAACTCTTAAAGGGGATTTGCTTGCTATTGCAGTTATCGTAGTAACACTTGCCTTTATATATGTTGGGTTTATGATGATATTTAGAGGTGCAGATTGGAATGATGTAGCACGTATCTTTGTCGGTGCAATGTTGATAGCTGGTGCAAGTGCCTTAGCTACTTTACTTATTCCATAA